From one Agathobaculum sp. NTUH-O15-33 genomic stretch:
- a CDS encoding tripartite tricarboxylate transporter substrate binding protein, producing MKRMVSALLAGAVCMGLLGGCGTQGDGANAAKGGEWPARPITVIVPYGAGGDTDFNARAYLEGLNQQLGTSVVVSNVTGSGGSIASRQVKDSEPDGYTALFFHTAMNVNQAIGTADFGLDEFKLAAVVGKGPGEIIVARKDAGYTNLTELAQYAKEHPGEVKMGIETGTMVHINGKQMQDAGIDISFVDAGGASDRVAALAGGHIDLIINAYGTVKDYLETGEFVALGQVNAERSDGFPDIPTATEQGFDVHLEKYYFFAFPKDTPDEIVQKFAEACKAVSEEPAYAENIMDAYRQTPFYADAAEGRKLLDSTKEIIDRYAAELLS from the coding sequence ATGAAACGAATGGTATCGGCATTGCTGGCAGGCGCTGTGTGCATGGGGCTTTTGGGCGGCTGCGGAACGCAGGGCGACGGGGCAAACGCGGCCAAGGGCGGCGAATGGCCCGCACGGCCCATTACCGTTATCGTACCGTACGGCGCAGGGGGCGATACGGATTTCAACGCGCGCGCTTATCTCGAAGGGCTCAATCAGCAGCTCGGCACATCCGTGGTGGTGAGCAACGTGACGGGCTCCGGCGGCTCGATCGCGAGCCGTCAGGTCAAGGATTCGGAGCCGGACGGGTATACGGCTTTGTTTTTCCATACGGCAATGAACGTCAATCAGGCGATCGGCACGGCGGACTTTGGACTGGACGAGTTTAAGCTCGCCGCCGTGGTCGGCAAGGGCCCGGGCGAGATCATCGTGGCGCGCAAGGACGCGGGCTACACCAATTTGACCGAATTGGCGCAGTACGCCAAGGAGCATCCGGGCGAGGTGAAAATGGGCATTGAGACCGGCACGATGGTGCATATCAACGGCAAGCAGATGCAGGACGCAGGCATCGATATCTCCTTTGTGGACGCTGGCGGCGCTTCCGACCGTGTGGCGGCGCTTGCGGGAGGCCATATCGATCTGATTATCAACGCGTATGGCACGGTGAAGGATTATCTGGAAACCGGCGAGTTCGTGGCGCTGGGACAGGTGAACGCGGAACGCAGCGACGGCTTCCCCGATATCCCGACCGCGACCGAGCAAGGCTTTGACGTGCATTTGGAAAAATACTATTTCTTCGCGTTCCCGAAGGATACGCCGGATGAAATCGTTCAGAAGTTTGCGGAAGCGTGCAAGGCCGTAAGCGAGGAGCCGGCATACGCAGAAAATATCATGGACGCATACCGGCAAACGCCGTTCTATGCCGACGCGGCGGAAGGACGAAAGCTGCTGGATTCGACCAAGGAGATCATCGACCGGTACGCGGCCGAGCTGCTTTCCTAA
- a CDS encoding HpcH/HpaI aldolase family protein, translating to MLRLDETFHNPVKQLLKENKKVLGAWLQMASPYAAEIFAKAGVDVLMVDMEHAPNDPLTLLEQLRAMGRFDAVPFARAPWNDLVTIKRMLDVGLYGLLIPYVNTKQEAENAVRACKYPPQGMRGIAPSPRAGGFGMNAQNYLAHANDEIVVMTAVETGAAVENLDEILEVDGLDGIFIGPMDLATSMGHFCDPSAPEVQQAIRTIEQKVFASGKFLATVAGSFDKAKDLYDKGYSMVVAFADGGTLGRVAREQVDRFHAAYPDR from the coding sequence ATGCTGAGACTGGATGAGACGTTTCACAATCCGGTAAAACAACTGCTGAAAGAAAACAAAAAGGTACTGGGGGCTTGGCTGCAAATGGCAAGCCCGTACGCGGCGGAGATATTCGCCAAGGCCGGCGTGGACGTGCTGATGGTGGACATGGAGCATGCGCCCAACGACCCGCTCACCCTGCTGGAACAGCTGCGGGCCATGGGCCGGTTCGACGCGGTGCCCTTCGCCCGCGCGCCGTGGAACGATCTGGTGACCATCAAGCGCATGCTGGACGTTGGCTTGTACGGCTTGCTCATTCCCTACGTGAACACAAAGCAGGAGGCGGAAAACGCGGTGCGCGCGTGCAAATATCCGCCGCAGGGCATGCGCGGCATCGCGCCTTCTCCGCGGGCAGGCGGCTTCGGCATGAACGCGCAAAATTATTTGGCGCACGCTAACGACGAGATCGTCGTGATGACCGCGGTGGAGACGGGCGCTGCCGTGGAAAATCTGGATGAGATTCTGGAAGTGGACGGGCTGGACGGTATTTTTATCGGGCCGATGGATCTGGCGACGTCGATGGGGCATTTCTGCGATCCCTCCGCTCCGGAGGTCCAGCAGGCGATCCGCACGATCGAGCAAAAGGTGTTTGCAAGCGGGAAATTCCTCGCCACGGTGGCGGGCAGCTTTGACAAAGCAAAAGACCTGTACGACAAGGGATACAGCATGGTGGTGGCATTTGCGGATGGCGGCACGCTCGGCCGCGTGGCGCGCGAACAGGTGGACCGATTCCATGCGGCATACCCGGATCGTTGA
- a CDS encoding Ldh family oxidoreductase translates to MSDKAYLCDDKKLADFIKCLYQKAGLDERTAEIHAHGLTEASLRGVDSHGVMRTGAYFERFCKGAINRTPRMRTVSGDRALTVIDADNASGFVASHFAMERAIALAKKYNLGMVLVKNSNHFGAASIYAQLAVDAGMIGTAATNVRPNITAPGAKGRVVGNNPFAIGIPTYDEQPFMLDMALSVVAGGKLKMAARKGEKIPFGWATDRNGDPTDDPQKGFDGYFLPVGGFKGLGIAYVIDILCGVLTGGAFSDHLKSMYADPDEPSGTCHLFLALNAEAVIGKEILKARMKEYREYIAAIPTVEDGPPLCFPGEIEETCKRDRQKNGLLLQPSIYEELKGYAERYDLPFRIEK, encoded by the coding sequence ATGAGTGATAAGGCTTACCTATGCGATGATAAAAAGCTTGCGGATTTTATTAAATGCCTGTATCAAAAGGCAGGCTTGGACGAACGAACCGCCGAGATCCACGCCCACGGCTTAACCGAGGCGAGTCTGCGCGGGGTGGATTCGCACGGCGTGATGCGGACGGGCGCTTATTTTGAACGGTTTTGTAAGGGGGCAATCAACCGAACGCCCCGGATGAGAACGGTTTCCGGCGACCGGGCGCTTACCGTGATAGACGCGGACAACGCTTCCGGGTTTGTCGCCTCGCACTTTGCGATGGAGCGGGCGATCGCGCTGGCAAAGAAATATAACCTTGGCATGGTGCTGGTGAAAAACAGCAATCATTTCGGCGCGGCTTCGATTTACGCGCAGCTGGCGGTGGACGCGGGCATGATCGGCACGGCGGCGACCAATGTGCGCCCCAATATCACCGCGCCGGGCGCGAAGGGGCGCGTGGTGGGGAACAACCCGTTCGCCATCGGTATACCGACCTATGACGAGCAACCCTTCATGCTGGACATGGCGTTGTCCGTTGTGGCGGGCGGCAAGCTGAAAATGGCGGCGCGCAAAGGGGAAAAGATACCGTTCGGCTGGGCGACCGACCGCAACGGCGACCCGACGGACGACCCGCAAAAGGGGTTTGACGGCTATTTCCTGCCGGTGGGTGGCTTCAAGGGCCTTGGCATCGCCTACGTGATAGATATCTTGTGCGGCGTGTTGACGGGCGGCGCGTTTTCCGACCACCTGAAGAGCATGTATGCCGACCCGGACGAACCCAGCGGGACATGCCACCTGTTTCTGGCCCTGAACGCGGAAGCGGTGATCGGAAAAGAAATCCTAAAGGCGCGGATGAAGGAATACCGGGAATACATCGCCGCCATCCCGACCGTGGAGGACGGGCCGCCGCTTTGCTTCCCCGGCGAGATCGAGGAAACCTGCAAACGCGATAGACAGAAAAACGGCCTTTTGCTGCAACCCAGTATTTATGAAGAGCTGAAAGGTTACGCGGAACGGTATGACTTACCGTTTCGCATTGAAAAATAA
- a CDS encoding helix-turn-helix transcriptional regulator → MRDIEVVWTFMLDYMRGWGIREHSHDFYQMYYVVSGEADMLLERQELRLYPHLCLIIEPGQLHELPVIKAGCLRIIDTKFYLHNEQMREEVHGLPRCFAIEDSEFETALLGARNEWQSNMRYSRAMANALFEQAFYLYIRKNGSFVERNPFSRAIDHIIANLTGIEKRIADYASAHFAEDFTLGQLADELKYNKNYLCKVFKQATNFTIVHYVNYLRVCKAYELICYSGYSLTDISALSGFSSVHYFTQVFKKVTGKTPGEMRELEKDAMFTAIQQHGKFSYRYYGG, encoded by the coding sequence ATGCGGGATATCGAGGTCGTATGGACGTTCATGCTGGATTACATGCGGGGCTGGGGCATTCGCGAACACAGCCATGACTTTTACCAGATGTATTACGTGGTTTCCGGCGAGGCCGACATGCTGCTCGAGCGGCAGGAGCTGCGCCTGTATCCGCACCTGTGCCTGATTATTGAACCGGGGCAGCTGCACGAGCTGCCCGTGATCAAAGCCGGTTGCCTGCGCATTATTGACACCAAATTCTATTTGCATAACGAGCAAATGCGCGAGGAGGTGCACGGCCTTCCGCGCTGCTTTGCCATTGAGGACAGCGAGTTTGAGACCGCGCTTTTGGGCGCGCGGAACGAGTGGCAGTCCAACATGCGGTACAGCCGGGCCATGGCCAACGCGCTGTTTGAACAGGCGTTTTACCTGTACATACGGAAAAACGGCTCCTTTGTGGAGCGCAACCCGTTTTCGCGCGCGATCGACCATATCATTGCGAACCTGACCGGGATCGAAAAGCGGATCGCGGACTACGCCTCCGCCCATTTTGCAGAGGATTTTACGCTCGGCCAGCTGGCGGATGAGCTGAAATACAACAAGAATTACCTGTGCAAAGTGTTCAAACAAGCCACGAACTTTACGATCGTGCATTATGTAAATTATTTGCGCGTGTGCAAGGCGTATGAGCTGATCTGCTATTCCGGTTATAGCCTGACCGATATCAGCGCGCTTTCGGGATTTTCCAGCGTGCATTATTTTACCCAAGTGTTTAAAAAAGTGACGGGCAAAACGCCGGGTGAAATGCGCGAACTGGAAAAGGACGCGATGTTTACGGCGATTCAGCAGCATGGAAAGTTCAGCTATCGATATTATGGCGGATAA
- a CDS encoding GNAT family N-acetyltransferase, producing the protein MDFTTLSGCIYAEDASGKRIAEITFPTVRPGVVDIDHTFVDNSLRGQGVADQLMRAALTEIRADGNRVVATCPYAAAWFEKHPEQADILAD; encoded by the coding sequence ATGGACTTTACCACGCTTTCCGGTTGCATTTACGCGGAGGACGCCTCAGGCAAACGGATCGCCGAAATCACGTTCCCCACCGTTCGTCCGGGCGTCGTTGACATCGACCACACGTTCGTCGACAACTCCCTGCGCGGTCAAGGCGTTGCCGACCAGCTTATGCGCGCGGCGCTGACCGAGATCCGCGCCGATGGCAACCGTGTGGTCGCCACCTGCCCCTACGCCGCCGCATGGTTTGAAAAGCATCCCGAGCAAGCCGACATTCTTGCGGATTGA
- a CDS encoding PHP domain-containing protein: MEQTVDLHLHSSVSMDGELPPEELMRRCAAAGLATVALTDHNSVRGVAQARLAARVHGIRLISGIELDCVWEGRALRLLGYGVDETRVVFADVEENILRQERHASGLRIELIRKCGIQIDGAWLCGHARDGVITGKLIAEAAMNDAENVNSSRLKPYRPGGSRSDDPYLNFCLDYCTPGGPAYVPIRYMQAAEAIRMIHACGGVAVLAHPGAGNALRVDELQRLADIGMDGVEAYSNYHTPEQTAFYCGQAGIRGLLVTCGSDFHGKGKPYIGLGGIRCDDSAAYVDALLARMQRTASMLLPVKGKAI, from the coding sequence ATGGAACAAACGGTCGACCTGCATCTGCATTCCAGCGTGAGCATGGACGGCGAGCTGCCGCCGGAGGAACTGATGCGGCGGTGCGCGGCGGCAGGGCTTGCCACGGTGGCGCTGACCGATCACAATTCGGTGCGCGGCGTGGCGCAGGCAAGGCTGGCGGCGCGGGTACACGGCATTCGGCTGATCAGCGGCATCGAGCTCGACTGCGTTTGGGAAGGGCGCGCGCTGCGCCTGCTTGGCTACGGCGTGGACGAGACGCGCGTGGTTTTTGCCGATGTGGAGGAAAATATCTTGCGGCAGGAGCGCCACGCGAGCGGGCTGCGCATTGAGCTGATCCGTAAATGCGGTATCCAGATCGACGGCGCGTGGCTATGCGGCCATGCGCGCGACGGCGTGATCACCGGTAAGCTGATCGCGGAAGCGGCGATGAACGACGCGGAGAACGTCAACAGTTCGCGGCTAAAGCCCTACCGGCCGGGCGGCTCGCGGAGCGACGACCCGTATTTAAACTTTTGTTTGGACTACTGCACGCCGGGCGGCCCCGCCTATGTGCCGATCCGCTACATGCAGGCGGCCGAAGCAATCCGGATGATTCACGCGTGCGGCGGCGTGGCGGTGCTCGCCCATCCGGGCGCGGGAAACGCGCTGCGCGTGGACGAGCTGCAGCGCCTAGCGGACATAGGGATGGACGGCGTGGAAGCGTACAGCAATTATCACACGCCGGAGCAAACGGCCTTTTACTGTGGGCAGGCCGGTATACGCGGCCTGCTCGTGACCTGCGGCAGCGATTTTCACGGCAAGGGGAAGCCGTATATCGGCCTCGGCGGCATCCGCTGCGATGATTCCGCCGCGTATGTGGACGCGCTGCTGGCGCGCATGCAAAGGACTGCGAGCATGCTGCTCCCTGTAAAGGGCAAAGCGATATAA
- a CDS encoding hydantoinase/oxoprolinase family protein, whose amino-acid sequence MLILGIDTGGTYTDGVIVERETKRVLCTAKALTTQNDLTIGMENCMRALPFDRWEEIGLVSLSTTLATNAIVEGRGCRVGLVVMGKKPEGQLPAEVCVTLNARVDIRGGVRERLAQGELHEALLRLHGRCDAVAVSGYASVRNPAHELQAARAADALLGLPVVCGHQLTGALGFYERTVTAVLNARLIPIIRDLIATVCRVMTRFGIDAPVMVVRGDGSLMRADYAGERPVETVLSGPAASVIGARFLSGREDCVVVDMGGTTTDIACLKNGVCALSDEGARLAGWRTRVRALEICTYGLGGDSEIKIGRDGRAEIGPRRVLPLCRARDGAQDAGLTPTDLLHITGEYRRWNTARAMRGAADEAARCARTPEALAASLRAEVAERLAAYCRDGMAAFGAAHAAVLVGVGAPARIWLAEAAKRLGLRAAVPPYAEVANAVGAAVGEIRETAWTLVRPNKLGSSYFVYTETERQRADDLEQAEERALRCAREAAARKARRAGAAVFQITESRQRVEDETGELIELRLRATACGDPQ is encoded by the coding sequence ATGCTGATTTTAGGCATCGATACGGGCGGAACCTATACCGATGGGGTGATCGTCGAACGCGAGACCAAACGGGTGCTTTGCACAGCCAAGGCGCTGACCACGCAAAACGATTTGACCATCGGCATGGAAAACTGTATGCGCGCCTTACCGTTTGATCGCTGGGAGGAGATTGGTCTCGTCAGCCTGTCCACCACGCTGGCGACCAACGCCATCGTGGAGGGGCGGGGCTGCCGCGTCGGTTTGGTCGTTATGGGCAAAAAGCCGGAGGGACAGTTGCCGGCCGAGGTGTGCGTGACGCTGAACGCGCGGGTCGATATTCGCGGCGGCGTGCGCGAGCGGCTCGCGCAAGGCGAGCTGCACGAAGCGCTGCTGCGCCTGCACGGCCGGTGCGACGCGGTGGCCGTGTCGGGCTATGCCAGCGTGCGTAATCCCGCGCACGAGCTGCAGGCGGCGCGGGCGGCGGACGCGCTTTTGGGTCTGCCCGTGGTTTGCGGGCACCAGCTGACGGGCGCGCTCGGTTTTTACGAGCGCACGGTCACGGCTGTGCTCAACGCCCGGCTGATTCCGATCATTCGCGACCTGATCGCCACGGTTTGCCGGGTCATGACGCGGTTCGGCATCGACGCGCCGGTCATGGTCGTGCGGGGCGACGGCAGCCTGATGCGGGCCGATTACGCGGGCGAGCGTCCGGTCGAGACCGTGCTTTCCGGCCCGGCGGCCAGCGTGATCGGCGCACGGTTCCTCAGCGGCAGGGAGGACTGCGTCGTGGTCGATATGGGCGGCACGACGACCGATATCGCCTGCCTGAAAAACGGGGTTTGCGCGCTATCGGACGAGGGCGCGCGGCTGGCGGGCTGGCGTACGCGCGTGCGCGCGCTGGAGATTTGCACCTATGGGCTGGGCGGCGACAGCGAGATCAAGATCGGGCGGGATGGACGGGCCGAGATCGGTCCGCGCCGCGTTTTGCCGCTTTGCCGGGCGCGGGACGGCGCGCAAGACGCGGGCCTAACGCCGACCGATCTGCTTCACATCACCGGCGAATACCGCCGGTGGAACACCGCCCGCGCGATGCGGGGCGCGGCGGATGAAGCGGCGCGGTGCGCGCGGACGCCGGAGGCGCTTGCCGCATCGCTGCGCGCCGAGGTTGCCGAGCGGCTCGCGGCTTATTGCCGGGATGGCATGGCGGCGTTTGGCGCGGCACACGCCGCCGTGCTGGTGGGCGTGGGCGCGCCGGCGCGTATTTGGCTTGCGGAAGCGGCGAAACGGCTTGGCCTGCGCGCCGCGGTGCCGCCATACGCCGAGGTGGCCAACGCGGTGGGCGCGGCGGTAGGCGAGATACGGGAGACCGCGTGGACGCTGGTGCGGCCGAACAAGCTGGGCTCCTCCTATTTTGTATATACCGAGACCGAACGCCAGCGGGCGGATGATCTGGAACAGGCGGAGGAACGCGCCCTGCGATGCGCGCGGGAAGCCGCCGCGCGGAAGGCGCGGCGGGCGGGCGCCGCTGTTTTTCAGATAACCGAAAGCCGCCAGCGCGTGGAGGATGAAACGGGGGAGCTGATCGAGCTGCGCTTACGGGCGACGGCTTGCGGCGATCCACAATAG
- a CDS encoding sugar phosphate isomerase/epimerase family protein — protein MIKTVCPAYLGCKNDFYQTAPCIAAQGGFAGYYSYDIGPDTARGAAETRRCFTEFHLTPTGFRLPIRLNACAALFEKAYAALPGVIRLAYEAGYPAALTWIMPGSDTVPPFDHRAVLVSRLTRLARLLAEYDMRLAVELVAPYTLQQQYRYPIPATLGYLLSLLRQTGMENVGAVLDVFHFYCAGHQAEDYRLIENGAQVVMVHVSDGVPGRQPNEQLDQERRLPGETGVIDCGPLFTRLRALGYGGSVVPEPIDPALNGRPFSETLRHAVEALDRVWPARG, from the coding sequence ATGATTAAAACGGTTTGCCCCGCCTATCTGGGCTGTAAGAACGATTTTTACCAGACCGCGCCGTGCATCGCGGCGCAGGGCGGCTTTGCGGGCTATTATTCGTATGATATCGGCCCGGACACCGCGCGCGGCGCGGCGGAGACCCGGCGGTGCTTTACAGAATTTCACCTCACACCCACCGGTTTCCGCCTGCCGATCCGGCTCAACGCGTGCGCCGCGTTGTTTGAAAAAGCCTACGCAGCGCTGCCGGGCGTTATCCGGCTGGCGTATGAGGCCGGGTATCCCGCCGCGCTCACTTGGATTATGCCGGGTTCGGACACGGTGCCGCCGTTCGATCACCGCGCGGTGTTGGTCAGCCGTTTGACACGGCTGGCCCGGCTGCTCGCGGAATATGATATGCGCTTAGCTGTGGAGCTGGTTGCGCCCTATACGCTGCAGCAGCAGTACCGGTATCCGATCCCGGCGACCCTTGGCTATCTGCTCTCGCTGCTCCGGCAAACCGGAATGGAAAACGTCGGCGCGGTGCTGGACGTTTTCCATTTTTACTGTGCCGGGCATCAGGCGGAGGACTACCGGCTGATCGAAAACGGCGCGCAGGTCGTCATGGTGCATGTGAGTGACGGCGTGCCGGGCAGGCAGCCGAACGAACAGCTTGATCAGGAGAGGCGGCTGCCCGGCGAGACCGGGGTGATCGACTGCGGGCCGCTGTTTACGCGTCTGCGCGCGCTCGGTTACGGAGGCTCGGTCGTACCGGAGCCGATTGATCCGGCGCTCAATGGCCGGCCGTTTTCCGAGACCCTGCGCCACGCCGTGGAAGCGTTGGACCGCGTGTGGCCGGCGCGCGGATAA